A DNA window from Fodinibius sp. Rm-B-1B1-1 contains the following coding sequences:
- a CDS encoding c-type cytochrome — MNKKDIGLYALTIGLLIFLSSCQMGGSGYMSEEQREELETAYDSLQSNYKMLLANYEAETDTLPAELKSLYSQMQQMHQQMDTNHRQMMSMHMDRHMQGDKMMAEGMGMHMQNNMTSEWYNQMMSMHDRMATMHQKREQQSMAEMNRRLSEGYAKMRQMSPSTDETSEVPFNDEGDPSLLNGESLFAQNCASCHGNHAEGIGGAFPPLVDSEWITGDKSVPVRILLHGLSGEIEVSGQSYQGNMPSFKARLSAAEMAAILNHLRTKSEGDQPNISQEDIIRISNTYSDRVTPWNAEELNVQEQGNQ, encoded by the coding sequence ATGAATAAAAAAGACATTGGACTTTATGCGTTAACAATTGGACTCCTCATTTTTCTATCCTCCTGTCAAATGGGAGGCTCTGGCTACATGAGTGAGGAACAACGGGAGGAATTAGAAACCGCTTACGATTCCCTGCAGTCTAATTACAAAATGCTGCTGGCAAACTACGAAGCAGAAACAGATACTCTGCCAGCGGAATTGAAATCGCTTTATTCCCAAATGCAGCAGATGCACCAACAGATGGATACCAACCATCGCCAGATGATGAGTATGCACATGGACCGGCACATGCAGGGCGATAAGATGATGGCAGAAGGCATGGGTATGCATATGCAGAATAACATGACAAGTGAATGGTACAACCAAATGATGAGTATGCACGACCGAATGGCAACTATGCATCAAAAAAGGGAGCAACAATCAATGGCAGAGATGAACAGGCGGCTTTCAGAAGGATATGCCAAGATGAGACAAATGAGCCCCAGCACGGATGAAACGTCGGAAGTTCCCTTCAATGATGAGGGAGATCCTTCTTTACTTAACGGTGAATCCCTTTTTGCCCAAAATTGTGCTTCCTGCCACGGCAATCATGCAGAAGGAATTGGCGGTGCTTTCCCACCACTTGTCGATTCAGAGTGGATAACTGGTGATAAATCCGTCCCCGTTCGCATCCTTCTTCATGGCCTTTCGGGAGAAATAGAAGTCAGCGGACAATCTTATCAGGGCAACATGCCTTCTTTTAAAGCACGACTCAGTGCAGCGGAAATGGCGGCCATTCTCAATCACCTGCGTACGAAAAGTGAGGGAGATCAACCGAATATTTCCCAAGAAGATATCATCCGAATTAGCAATACCTACAGTGACCGTGTAACCCCCTGGAATGCAGAAGAGTTGAATGTACAAGAACAAGGCAACCAATAA
- a CDS encoding patatin-like phospholipase family protein, with protein sequence MYKNKATNNMHAKSNKTALVLCGGGAQGAAEIGFYQAMVEQGVKPDYIIGTSIGAINGAFIASGLDISQLKELWKGISEQKLYRFNPELLWKWGNASSLFKPTGIKHFLKRNLPVDSFEELDIPLTVVATDLQKAGSTYIDKGKLQPALLASCALPVYFPPQIINGNQMVDGGITNNIPIDKAYDLGADAIYCMLSDCRHQFKNTVNGLFNMIIRTAQVSQHEKLRNDIQKIAANTELYLLDLCINTRLKSVLDFSKTEMIIEEAYQFSKQALEQGYGCIPLPVE encoded by the coding sequence ATGTACAAGAACAAGGCAACCAATAATATGCATGCCAAGTCTAATAAAACCGCACTTGTTCTCTGCGGAGGTGGGGCCCAAGGCGCTGCTGAAATTGGTTTCTATCAAGCTATGGTGGAGCAGGGGGTAAAACCAGATTATATTATTGGCACTTCAATTGGGGCTATTAACGGGGCTTTCATTGCCTCTGGACTAGATATAAGTCAACTAAAAGAACTATGGAAAGGAATTTCAGAACAGAAACTTTACCGGTTCAACCCAGAGCTTCTATGGAAATGGGGTAATGCTTCTAGTTTGTTCAAACCCACAGGTATAAAACATTTCCTGAAAAGGAATCTACCAGTCGATTCTTTTGAAGAACTCGATATTCCGCTGACGGTAGTAGCAACCGACCTTCAAAAAGCCGGTTCCACCTATATCGATAAGGGTAAATTACAACCTGCCCTGCTAGCAAGTTGTGCCCTACCGGTATATTTTCCTCCGCAAATTATAAATGGCAATCAAATGGTTGATGGAGGAATCACCAACAACATCCCTATAGACAAAGCTTACGACCTGGGAGCAGATGCCATCTATTGCATGTTGAGCGATTGTAGACACCAGTTCAAAAACACGGTAAATGGACTGTTTAATATGATCATTCGTACTGCCCAAGTCAGCCAACACGAAAAATTGAGAAATGATATTCAAAAAATTGCTGCCAATACAGAGCTGTACCTCTTGGATCTCTGTATTAATACCCGTCTCAAGAGCGTGTTGGATTTCAGCAAGACTGAAATGATCATTGAAGAAGCATACCAATTTTCCAAACAAGCCTTGGAGCAAGGATATGGGTGCATTCCTTTGCCAGTTGAATAA
- a CDS encoding class I SAM-dependent methyltransferase — MNNSNPKQTQFTKKRYNATSVIYNLMEWPVEHLWYKKWREKLWQQIHGPKVLEIGVGTGKNIPYYPKEIEITGIDLSPGMLKRAKGLLKDKQKDHVILKEMDAQDMDFPDNHFDEVVATFVLCSVPDPILGLKEALRVTKPGGKLHLLEHMRAENPMLGSLMDRLDSPIHYISGVHIARQTVENVEKAGWSIEKVQDLTAKGIFKKIEASKPH; from the coding sequence ATGAATAATTCAAATCCTAAACAAACCCAATTTACTAAAAAGCGGTACAACGCTACATCAGTTATATATAATCTGATGGAGTGGCCGGTCGAACATCTTTGGTATAAAAAATGGCGAGAAAAACTTTGGCAACAGATCCACGGTCCAAAAGTATTGGAAATCGGCGTGGGCACTGGTAAAAACATCCCGTACTACCCTAAAGAGATTGAAATAACAGGAATAGACCTTTCTCCCGGCATGCTCAAACGGGCAAAAGGGCTGCTGAAGGATAAACAAAAAGACCATGTTATCCTTAAAGAGATGGATGCCCAGGACATGGATTTTCCAGACAATCATTTTGACGAAGTGGTTGCAACCTTTGTGCTTTGCTCGGTACCAGATCCCATTTTGGGATTAAAAGAAGCCCTGCGCGTCACCAAGCCTGGTGGTAAACTTCATCTGTTGGAACACATGCGTGCTGAAAATCCTATGCTAGGTTCGTTAATGGATAGACTTGACAGCCCAATACACTATATAAGTGGTGTTCACATTGCTCGGCAAACGGTCGAAAATGTTGAAAAGGCTGGCTGGAGTATTGAAAAGGTTCAGGATTTAACTGCGAAGGGCATTTTCAAAAAAATCGAAGCGAGCAAACCGCATTAA
- a CDS encoding sensor histidine kinase, whose amino-acid sequence MSSITSFFDRLSISKKLAFWYGLSLFVMLSLFGYFLYESYHQSIHHNYDRHLRFEAEQLLPHINTSGDTLAIDLSGYSRNAALKSGVEYGTYVRLYNQNGQLIYRSPNFIDVDQPLETEIPNETEEYSFSSQWQDLPARTLFYPIHDSGGTFCGWLEVTGFEWTLHEELNRFRRYLLVLIAISVAFSILGGYWLSRRALTPVASINEAAKSITATDLDKRIPVNYQVKDELTDLAETFNMMLNRLQKGFEREKRFTSDAAHELMTPLSSMRSNAEIMLRKPRSKEEYQETIERMLKEVQKMSEMVHLLLQLSRVESVHRSKPEKVCISRITEAVADQHQESAQAKNISIQTQIDPDLQVRAHGAYIEEVINNLMENAVKYTPEGGQVKLQLQRSSGKAVIHLNDTGIGFEEETKKHLFERFYRANESEVQQQSGSGLGLPLVKAIIELYGGKIRAYSEGEGKGSTFVVELPLADGKEI is encoded by the coding sequence GTGAGTAGCATAACAAGCTTTTTTGATCGGCTCTCAATCTCTAAAAAACTGGCATTTTGGTATGGGCTAAGTTTGTTCGTGATGCTCAGCCTGTTCGGTTACTTTTTATACGAGTCGTACCATCAGTCGATCCATCATAACTATGATCGCCACCTTCGGTTCGAGGCCGAACAACTGCTCCCGCATATCAACACCTCCGGGGATACGCTGGCTATTGACTTGTCGGGATATAGTCGCAATGCGGCACTTAAAAGTGGCGTCGAATACGGAACCTACGTGCGGCTATACAACCAGAACGGCCAACTCATTTACCGGAGTCCGAACTTTATCGATGTCGATCAGCCACTGGAAACAGAGATCCCCAATGAGACGGAAGAGTATTCCTTCAGCAGCCAATGGCAGGACCTGCCGGCACGAACACTTTTCTACCCGATCCATGACTCCGGTGGAACGTTTTGCGGCTGGCTGGAAGTGACCGGATTTGAATGGACGCTGCACGAAGAACTGAATCGGTTCAGAAGGTACCTGTTGGTTCTAATTGCCATAAGTGTGGCATTTTCTATTCTCGGGGGATACTGGCTTTCCCGAAGAGCACTAACGCCGGTAGCCTCTATCAATGAAGCAGCCAAATCAATCACAGCCACCGATTTAGACAAACGTATTCCGGTAAACTACCAGGTAAAAGACGAGCTGACCGACTTGGCCGAAACCTTTAATATGATGCTCAATCGCCTGCAAAAAGGCTTTGAACGAGAGAAACGCTTTACCTCCGACGCCGCCCACGAACTCATGACCCCACTTTCATCGATGCGCAGTAATGCCGAGATTATGCTCCGTAAACCCCGTTCCAAAGAGGAATACCAGGAAACGATAGAGCGTATGCTGAAAGAGGTTCAAAAGATGAGCGAAATGGTGCATCTGTTGCTGCAGCTTTCACGGGTAGAATCGGTACACCGCTCGAAGCCGGAGAAGGTTTGTATAAGCCGCATTACAGAAGCAGTGGCCGATCAACACCAGGAAAGTGCTCAGGCAAAGAATATCAGTATTCAAACGCAGATTGATCCTGACCTGCAAGTCCGGGCGCATGGAGCGTACATTGAAGAGGTGATCAACAATCTGATGGAAAATGCTGTGAAGTACACACCTGAAGGTGGCCAGGTAAAGCTGCAACTACAACGCAGCAGCGGCAAGGCAGTTATCCACCTGAATGATACTGGCATCGGTTTTGAGGAGGAGACCAAAAAGCATCTTTTTGAACGGTTTTACCGGGCCAATGAGTCAGAAGTACAACAGCAGTCCGGAAGTGGCTTAGGGCTGCCACTCGTAAAAGCCATTATCGAATTATATGGTGGAAAGATTCGAGCTTATAGTGAAGGAGAGGGGAAAGGAAGTACATTCGTGGTTGAGTTGCCGCTGGCAGATGGAAAGGAAATTTAA
- a CDS encoding response regulator transcription factor, translating into MWILLVEDEKQLARSLKRGLEEEGHVVEVMHDGEEAELQGLVNDYDMVILDWRLPHRDGKQILEHWRAEERTFPVLMLTALGDLDHKVSGLDAGADDYMGKPFSFEELLARVRALGRRSSEMQNDEVVSVGPIELDARKHWVKVCGIKRSLRPKEFILLELLLGEPETVFSKTQLAERVWGSAYHVSDNTIEATISTLRQKLAESFDECGKIFLEDHSQVIETIRGAGYRLHSDLINNNE; encoded by the coding sequence ATGTGGATATTATTAGTCGAAGATGAAAAACAGCTTGCCCGTTCCCTCAAGCGTGGACTGGAAGAAGAAGGGCATGTAGTGGAAGTGATGCACGACGGAGAGGAGGCTGAGCTGCAGGGACTGGTCAATGATTACGACATGGTGATCCTGGACTGGCGGTTGCCCCATCGGGACGGCAAGCAAATTCTGGAGCATTGGCGGGCGGAAGAGCGGACCTTCCCCGTTCTCATGCTAACGGCCCTGGGGGATTTGGATCACAAAGTGTCAGGCCTTGATGCGGGCGCCGATGATTATATGGGCAAGCCGTTTTCGTTTGAAGAGCTGCTGGCCCGCGTTCGGGCATTGGGACGACGGTCCTCGGAGATGCAGAACGATGAGGTGGTCTCGGTAGGGCCCATTGAGTTGGATGCGCGCAAACACTGGGTAAAAGTATGCGGTATTAAGCGTTCGCTCAGGCCCAAAGAATTTATTCTGTTGGAACTGTTGCTTGGAGAGCCGGAAACGGTGTTTTCAAAGACGCAATTAGCCGAGCGGGTCTGGGGCTCGGCCTACCACGTGAGCGATAACACCATTGAAGCTACAATTTCAACACTGCGCCAGAAGTTGGCCGAATCGTTTGATGAATGCGGGAAAATATTCTTGGAGGATCATTCTCAGGTGATTGAAACGATTCGGGGTGCAGGGTATCGACTACATAGTGACCTAATTAACAACAATGAGTAG
- a CDS encoding copper resistance system multicopper oxidase → MSEDNNMTRRRFLRYTASMAAFAGVSSILPGYALGGFNTTNENVLTPQGPDNVIDLTIGKMAHQIDGKRGEAIGINGTVPAPLIRLKEGQDVLLRVTNKLDDTTSIHWHGILLPFQMDGVPGVSFDGIAPGETFEYRYPVRQSGTYWYHSHSGLQEQLGHYGPMIIDPADEDPVEYDREYPIVLSDWTFEDPHDVLAHSVKQEGYYNYQKRDLGEFINDVKEDGFGNAVKDYLSFGKMRMSATDLLDVTSATYTYLMNGRGPNSNWNALFKKGEKVRLRFINASAGTTAFDVRIPGLEMTVVAADGQNVEAVPIEEFRIGIAETYDVIVEPKEEKPYTIFAESLDRSGYARGTLAPREGMEAPVPELRPRPKRSMRDMGMMMAMGDMEGMDHGDMNHGDMDHSDMQMPAMKKTPVKHGPDKHGPGAAAVAQNQFDRLDEPGIGLGNDGRKVLVYNDLKSLRPNKDTRDAQREVELHLTGNMERYMWSFDGEQFHEVDGPIEFTHNERLRLTLVNDTMMEHPIHLHGMWMELENGNGQYNPRQHTLLVQPAQRISALITPRDKGRWAFHCHILYHMERGMFRVVQVADEDGSIYGQDYS, encoded by the coding sequence ATGAGTGAAGATAATAACATGACACGCCGTCGCTTTCTACGTTATACCGCCTCAATGGCGGCATTTGCAGGAGTAAGCTCCATCTTGCCAGGTTATGCCCTTGGCGGATTTAACACCACAAACGAAAACGTACTCACTCCCCAGGGACCGGACAACGTTATTGATCTGACCATCGGCAAAATGGCACACCAGATCGATGGAAAGCGAGGAGAAGCCATCGGTATTAATGGAACGGTACCTGCCCCGCTCATTCGCCTCAAAGAAGGGCAAGACGTACTGCTTCGAGTAACCAACAAGCTGGATGATACGACTTCTATCCACTGGCACGGAATCCTGTTGCCTTTCCAGATGGATGGCGTACCTGGCGTTAGTTTTGACGGCATCGCCCCCGGTGAAACCTTTGAATATCGCTATCCAGTGCGACAGAGTGGTACCTACTGGTATCACAGCCACTCGGGCCTGCAGGAACAGCTCGGCCATTACGGTCCCATGATTATCGACCCGGCCGATGAAGATCCGGTCGAATACGACCGTGAGTACCCGATCGTACTCTCCGACTGGACCTTTGAAGATCCCCACGACGTATTGGCACACAGCGTGAAGCAGGAAGGGTACTATAATTATCAGAAGCGAGACCTCGGAGAATTTATCAATGATGTCAAAGAAGATGGGTTTGGTAATGCTGTTAAGGATTATCTCTCCTTTGGCAAGATGCGGATGAGCGCCACGGATCTGCTGGATGTAACCAGTGCGACCTATACGTATCTGATGAATGGACGTGGTCCCAATTCTAACTGGAACGCCTTGTTCAAAAAAGGTGAAAAAGTGCGCCTGCGATTTATCAATGCTTCTGCCGGGACCACGGCCTTTGATGTTCGCATTCCCGGCCTGGAGATGACGGTGGTAGCCGCCGACGGCCAAAATGTGGAGGCGGTACCCATCGAAGAATTCCGTATCGGTATTGCTGAGACTTATGACGTGATTGTCGAACCCAAAGAAGAAAAACCCTATACCATTTTTGCCGAATCCCTGGACCGTAGTGGCTACGCCCGTGGCACACTTGCGCCGCGCGAAGGGATGGAAGCGCCGGTACCTGAGCTTCGCCCCCGTCCCAAACGCAGCATGAGAGACATGGGCATGATGATGGCTATGGGCGACATGGAGGGTATGGACCATGGCGATATGAACCACGGAGATATGGATCATAGCGATATGCAAATGCCGGCCATGAAGAAGACCCCCGTAAAACACGGCCCCGACAAGCACGGGCCGGGGGCAGCGGCCGTTGCCCAAAACCAGTTTGACCGGCTCGATGAACCCGGTATTGGTCTTGGCAACGACGGACGAAAAGTACTGGTCTATAACGATCTAAAAAGCCTGCGTCCCAACAAAGACACCCGCGATGCCCAGCGTGAAGTAGAACTACACCTAACCGGCAATATGGAACGCTACATGTGGTCGTTCGACGGCGAGCAGTTTCATGAAGTGGATGGTCCCATTGAATTTACCCACAACGAGCGGCTCCGGCTCACGCTGGTCAATGACACCATGATGGAACACCCGATTCACCTACACGGCATGTGGATGGAGCTGGAAAACGGAAACGGGCAATACAATCCCCGCCAGCATACCCTGCTCGTACAACCTGCGCAGCGGATTTCGGCCCTCATTACGCCACGTGACAAAGGGCGTTGGGCCTTCCACTGCCACATCCTCTACCACATGGAACGCGGCATGTTTCGCGTGGTCCAGGTGGCCGACGAAGACGGCAGCATCTACGGACAGGACTATTCGTAA
- a CDS encoding copper resistance protein B, translating to MIKRTSSFILTIFAIIIITGSSAFAQKAPEFSNDLMMDDKTYVYLIAEKLEYRSVSGVNPLMWEVQGYVGKDLNKLWFKSHGEALTTESEAEMEFQGLYSRAIGPYFDIQGGIRYDLAYEDGGNKSRGFAVIGLQGMAPYFFHVDGGMFVSEDGDISASLEAEYDLLFTQRLIGQPIFETSVALQDVPEWGVGSGFNDIGLGFRLRYEFVREFAPYIGINWERKLGETADMARAEGGHVSNLSLLGGVRMWF from the coding sequence ATGATTAAACGCACCTCATCATTCATTCTCACTATTTTCGCTATCATCATAATCACCGGCAGTTCGGCCTTTGCCCAAAAAGCACCTGAGTTCAGCAACGACTTGATGATGGACGATAAAACCTACGTCTATCTGATTGCTGAAAAGTTGGAGTACCGCAGCGTTAGCGGCGTCAATCCCCTGATGTGGGAAGTGCAAGGGTATGTAGGCAAAGATCTGAACAAATTATGGTTTAAATCTCACGGCGAAGCGCTGACCACCGAGAGCGAAGCCGAAATGGAATTCCAAGGCCTCTACAGTCGGGCCATTGGTCCTTATTTTGACATTCAGGGAGGAATAAGATACGACCTGGCCTATGAAGATGGGGGCAACAAGTCCAGAGGTTTTGCGGTAATTGGCCTGCAAGGCATGGCCCCCTATTTCTTCCACGTTGATGGCGGTATGTTTGTCAGCGAGGACGGTGATATTTCGGCCTCATTGGAAGCGGAGTATGACCTACTATTTACGCAACGACTGATCGGTCAGCCGATCTTCGAAACCAGTGTGGCCCTGCAGGATGTTCCGGAATGGGGCGTCGGATCCGGATTTAACGACATCGGGCTCGGCTTCCGGCTCCGTTACGAGTTCGTCCGGGAATTTGCTCCCTATATCGGCATCAACTGGGAACGCAAGCTGGGCGAAACCGCCGATATGGCTCGCGCTGAAGGCGGACATGTGAGTAACCTGAGTTTGCTCGGCGGCGTTCGCATGTGGTTTTAA
- a CDS encoding SHOCT domain-containing protein gives MHDFNFFGGGWMMFIWWFLVIALVIVAVRAVMNSGPASQTQPKETPMEILKRRYAEGEIDEEEFNKRKNELLK, from the coding sequence ATGCATGATTTCAATTTCTTTGGAGGTGGATGGATGATGTTTATCTGGTGGTTTCTAGTTATCGCGCTGGTCATAGTTGCTGTCCGGGCCGTAATGAACTCTGGTCCAGCCAGTCAGACTCAGCCTAAAGAAACACCGATGGAAATCCTTAAACGCCGGTATGCTGAGGGCGAAATTGATGAAGAGGAATTTAATAAGAGAAAAAATGAATTACTTAAGTGA
- a CDS encoding permease: MDFLSLYGESAKTALGFFWKAGWAFVLGYFVSGMIQAFVPKKELTKYMGEADFKSISLSTFFGAASSSCSFAALAAARALIKKGAHFIAGVAFMFASTNLVIELGILILIFLGWQFLAAELIGGLVLIAISSLLIKWTYPDSWLEAAREKVESEGDELIEDFDWKKRIKSKEGWQLVGHKFVNDWKMAWEDILIGFTIAGFVAVLVPESFWASLFLTEAQHLPGWLVTLENALVAPFVAAATFIGSMGNIPLATVLNQNGVLFAGIMGFIYSDLMVPPLVHINAKYYGWRVALYIAGVMFVSIVLTALILNGLFSFLDIVPESRRVVSEITQFKIDYTFWMNLIFIWIAGILIWLHKKYMQTHGMKMMDMEGGGKIKRIAVSIFIIINVLGLSAFAYTQLL, translated from the coding sequence ATGGATTTTTTAAGTCTATACGGTGAATCAGCAAAAACGGCACTGGGTTTTTTCTGGAAAGCCGGCTGGGCTTTTGTGCTGGGCTACTTTGTGAGCGGTATGATCCAGGCCTTTGTCCCCAAGAAAGAGCTTACCAAATATATGGGAGAAGCTGATTTCAAAAGTATTTCACTGTCCACTTTCTTTGGAGCGGCTTCCTCGTCCTGCTCGTTTGCTGCATTAGCAGCAGCACGGGCCCTCATCAAAAAGGGAGCTCATTTTATTGCCGGTGTGGCTTTCATGTTTGCATCCACAAATCTTGTTATTGAGCTTGGAATATTGATTTTAATCTTCCTGGGATGGCAGTTTTTAGCCGCGGAACTTATTGGGGGACTTGTACTTATTGCTATAAGCAGCCTGCTCATCAAATGGACCTATCCCGACAGCTGGCTGGAGGCCGCCCGGGAGAAAGTAGAAAGCGAAGGGGACGAGCTGATCGAAGACTTTGACTGGAAAAAACGCATCAAAAGTAAAGAAGGGTGGCAACTGGTAGGTCACAAATTTGTCAATGACTGGAAGATGGCCTGGGAGGATATCCTGATTGGATTTACTATTGCCGGCTTTGTGGCCGTGCTGGTCCCCGAATCGTTCTGGGCGAGCCTTTTTCTGACGGAAGCTCAGCACCTGCCCGGCTGGCTGGTAACCTTGGAGAATGCCCTTGTAGCTCCTTTTGTAGCAGCTGCTACCTTTATTGGTTCTATGGGAAATATTCCCCTGGCAACAGTCTTGAATCAAAACGGAGTCCTCTTTGCCGGTATCATGGGCTTCATCTATTCTGATCTGATGGTACCACCGCTTGTTCACATCAATGCCAAATACTACGGCTGGCGGGTAGCGCTTTATATAGCCGGTGTGATGTTTGTTAGTATTGTTCTTACAGCACTCATCTTAAACGGACTCTTCTCATTTCTGGACATCGTCCCCGAAAGCAGGCGGGTCGTATCGGAGATCACCCAATTCAAAATTGACTATACCTTCTGGATGAATCTCATTTTTATCTGGATAGCCGGCATACTTATATGGCTGCATAAAAAGTACATGCAGACCCATGGAATGAAAATGATGGATATGGAAGGCGGCGGAAAGATCAAGAGAATTGCTGTCTCCATATTTATTATCATTAATGTTTTAGGATTATCAGCATTCGCATATACGCAACTGTTATAA
- a CDS encoding DUF2231 domain-containing protein — translation MELIPEWAPNIHPILVHFPIAIILLAVLMDLLNFFLPDNWWDDLKTTILYGVGAVSAIAAYYTGNLAANSVFLPSGAQSILTEHSDWALWTVWFFGIYAILRILLHWYQKIDQQAIRIGLFVLALPGVFFLYETGDHGAQLVFGYGAGTGQLLQQEESTSVATDSLMAETGTTFTVQENGNWSWEMGPNAVSALLENFHWLEGSIQDLQPAVVKSDNNYLLQLSGDSLSNFFTGHNSFQNVQVDYYLDLSDFEGDISLVNHVQDAQNYDFVTLTSDGKISQGRVSDGNREVFAEESYSASGMLFIRTVGNGTHFRGYINKEMVVHGHGDAPEAGSVGLKLNGTGTILIDRMTLTQLN, via the coding sequence ATGGAATTAATTCCCGAATGGGCACCCAATATTCACCCGATCCTTGTTCATTTCCCAATAGCCATTATTCTGCTGGCGGTATTGATGGACTTGTTAAACTTCTTTCTACCCGATAACTGGTGGGATGATCTAAAAACAACGATCCTTTACGGAGTTGGCGCTGTTTCGGCTATTGCCGCTTACTATACGGGCAACCTTGCGGCCAACAGCGTGTTTCTGCCGTCGGGAGCGCAATCAATCTTAACCGAACATAGCGACTGGGCTCTCTGGACGGTATGGTTTTTCGGTATCTACGCCATACTACGGATCTTGCTCCACTGGTATCAAAAAATAGATCAGCAGGCCATTCGAATCGGGCTGTTTGTCCTTGCATTGCCTGGGGTATTCTTCCTCTATGAAACCGGCGATCACGGTGCACAATTGGTCTTTGGCTATGGCGCCGGCACCGGGCAGTTGTTACAACAGGAGGAAAGCACTTCTGTCGCAACCGACAGCCTGATGGCTGAAACAGGTACCACGTTCACCGTTCAGGAAAACGGCAATTGGTCATGGGAAATGGGGCCCAATGCGGTGAGCGCACTGCTCGAAAATTTCCACTGGCTGGAAGGCTCTATTCAGGATCTGCAACCCGCTGTAGTTAAAAGCGACAACAACTATCTGCTGCAGTTGAGCGGAGACTCCCTGTCGAATTTCTTTACCGGCCATAATTCCTTCCAAAACGTGCAAGTAGATTACTACCTGGACCTGTCTGATTTTGAGGGAGATATTTCGCTCGTTAACCACGTGCAGGATGCCCAAAACTATGATTTTGTGACCTTAACTTCCGATGGCAAAATATCCCAAGGTCGGGTTAGTGACGGCAACCGTGAAGTATTTGCAGAGGAGTCCTACTCCGCTTCAGGGATGCTATTTATTCGCACTGTGGGCAACGGCACGCATTTCCGGGGTTATATCAACAAAGAGATGGTTGTTCATGGCCATGGGGATGCCCCTGAGGCCGGAAGTGTGGGGCTAAAGCTAAATGGAACTGGAACCATACTTATTGATCGAATGACCTTAACGCAACTCAATTAA
- a CDS encoding nuclear transport factor 2 family protein — MFTRISLTAVCLFIIGTSIAIGQDSPTERNVIKTLDAFHQAIIENDSQAAQNLLSESVRILEGGNIETKEEYLSHHFHSDGKFLSAMKREVESRNVSIDKNTAWVSTQTHTWGTYSDRKLDLSSLELAVLKKVEGNWKISALHWSSSNN; from the coding sequence ATGTTTACACGAATATCACTAACTGCAGTTTGTCTGTTTATAATCGGAACATCCATTGCTATAGGACAAGATTCTCCTACAGAGAGAAATGTAATTAAGACGCTTGATGCATTCCACCAAGCCATTATTGAGAACGACAGTCAAGCAGCCCAGAATCTACTCTCAGAATCAGTCCGAATCCTGGAAGGCGGAAATATCGAAACTAAGGAGGAATACTTGTCTCACCATTTTCATTCTGATGGAAAATTTCTGAGTGCCATGAAACGTGAAGTTGAATCACGTAATGTTTCGATTGATAAAAATACCGCCTGGGTCTCAACTCAAACCCATACCTGGGGCACCTATAGCGATAGAAAATTAGATCTTAGCAGTCTTGAACTGGCTGTCCTGAAAAAGGTAGAAGGCAACTGGAAAATCTCCGCGCTTCACTGGTCGTCTAGCAATAATTAA
- a CDS encoding MerR family transcriptional regulator produces the protein MNQKYEGITTFKIGEVAHRAGVNKETVRYYEERELIPKPDRRRSGYRIFTQRHIDQIRFIKRAQQLGFTLSEIKELLELRLDEDTTCSEIKQEAQEKYQDVKEKIEDLQHIKEILIELIDSCAGEGPKGDCPILGALEGETETGKQLR, from the coding sequence ATGAACCAAAAGTATGAGGGCATCACCACGTTTAAAATCGGGGAAGTAGCCCACCGGGCGGGGGTCAACAAAGAAACGGTTCGTTATTATGAGGAGCGGGAACTGATTCCCAAACCAGACCGACGCCGTTCCGGCTACCGGATCTTTACACAGCGACACATCGATCAAATCCGATTTATTAAGCGGGCACAACAGCTAGGGTTTACCCTCAGCGAAATTAAGGAGCTACTGGAGCTGCGTTTGGATGAAGATACCACCTGTTCGGAAATTAAACAGGAGGCCCAAGAAAAATACCAAGATGTCAAAGAGAAGATTGAAGACCTGCAACACATTAAGGAAATCCTGATTGAGCTGATCGACTCATGCGCCGGGGAAGGACCCAAAGGAGATTGCCCAATTCTTGGCGCCCTCGAAGGAGAGACAGAAACCGGTAAACAGCTAAGATAA